From a region of the Campylobacter showae genome:
- a CDS encoding RelA/SpoT family protein translates to MKQLNSGFLLEQLIDDITACKDVAQARQLLSELINFTPNLERAIECCVISHAGQFRKSGEPYAIHPILVACIVAHMGGDEDMIIAALLHDVVEDTDRSIESVREDFGEEVAKLVEGLTKIVAIREDKLASSESNERLAASAMTFRKMLLISIEDVRVLVVKLCDRLHNMLTLQALRPEKQKRIAEETLMVYAPIAHRLGISSIKNVLEDLSFKYALPEEYKKIDDYLTEHKQQLVLKLNAFTDKIFQILLKNGFSENDFEIQKRIKHHYSIYLKMQRKGISIEEVLDLLAARVLVKEPQDCYLVLGNLHINFNPLISRFKDYVALPKQNGYQTIHTTIFDNKSIFEVQIRTFDMHKTAEYGVAAHWKYKSGGFLNPKLDWLSDISGIENGMEEAGENPEELYEYAKDSLYVEDVAVYSPKGDIFTLPRGATALDYAYEIHTHVGLHAKEAYVNRVRVPLLTELKNGDIVSIVTGDEPKYRCSWLGSVKTGKARATIRSYCKQKIRDINNMVAIEILSGIFAVPSQTIEQWLETENLTKKIFRAAFDSVYLQDVVNALKKYVKRDRPFAIAMTDKYNVKKQKFENIVIYSNHKINSIEFDYCCNPKRGDDIVGFRNYHHVTVHHKLCERFMKLAEEKNEMIFVKWTRVAPHRFKIILSLENRRGSLAEFLTHMAKMQVDLVTISLTETREATADFFELTIELGENLNVNEIKERLRDRYKIIDFVSLDDAYGH, encoded by the coding sequence TTGAAGCAGCTAAATAGCGGATTTTTACTAGAACAATTAATCGATGATATAACCGCTTGCAAGGATGTCGCTCAGGCGAGACAGCTGCTTAGCGAGCTGATAAATTTTACACCGAATTTAGAGCGCGCGATCGAGTGTTGCGTCATCTCGCATGCGGGGCAGTTTAGAAAAAGCGGCGAACCGTATGCTATACACCCTATCCTAGTGGCCTGCATCGTGGCGCACATGGGCGGAGACGAGGATATGATTATCGCCGCCTTGCTGCACGACGTGGTTGAGGATACGGATAGATCGATCGAGAGCGTGCGGGAGGACTTTGGCGAAGAGGTCGCAAAGCTAGTCGAGGGGCTAACTAAAATCGTAGCCATCAGAGAGGATAAGCTCGCAAGCTCGGAGTCAAACGAGCGTCTGGCGGCCTCTGCGATGACCTTTCGCAAGATGCTTCTTATCTCTATCGAGGACGTGAGAGTGCTCGTGGTAAAGCTTTGCGATAGGTTGCACAATATGCTCACCCTGCAAGCTTTGCGTCCGGAAAAGCAAAAACGAATCGCCGAAGAGACGCTGATGGTTTACGCTCCGATCGCGCATAGGCTAGGCATTTCGTCGATCAAAAACGTGCTTGAGGATCTTAGCTTTAAATATGCTTTGCCAGAAGAGTACAAAAAAATCGACGACTACTTAACCGAGCACAAACAGCAGCTCGTGCTAAAGCTAAACGCGTTTACCGATAAAATTTTTCAAATTTTACTCAAAAACGGTTTTAGCGAAAATGACTTTGAGATACAAAAGCGTATCAAACATCACTATTCGATTTATCTAAAAATGCAGAGAAAAGGCATCTCGATCGAAGAGGTGCTGGATCTGCTAGCTGCGCGCGTGCTGGTTAAAGAACCGCAGGATTGCTATTTGGTGCTTGGAAATTTGCATATAAATTTTAACCCTTTAATCTCGCGTTTTAAAGACTACGTTGCACTTCCGAAGCAAAACGGCTATCAGACGATACATACTACGATATTTGACAACAAAAGCATCTTTGAGGTTCAAATTCGCACCTTTGATATGCATAAAACCGCAGAGTACGGCGTTGCGGCGCACTGGAAATATAAAAGCGGCGGCTTTTTAAACCCGAAACTTGACTGGCTAAGCGATATCAGCGGCATAGAAAACGGCATGGAGGAAGCAGGCGAAAACCCTGAGGAGCTCTACGAATATGCAAAAGATAGCCTCTACGTCGAGGATGTCGCGGTTTATTCGCCAAAGGGCGACATATTCACGCTTCCGCGCGGCGCTACGGCACTTGATTACGCTTATGAGATACACACGCACGTAGGCTTGCATGCTAAAGAAGCCTATGTAAACCGCGTGCGAGTACCGCTACTAACGGAGCTAAAAAACGGCGATATCGTGAGTATCGTAACCGGCGATGAGCCAAAATACCGCTGTTCGTGGCTAGGTAGCGTAAAAACGGGCAAGGCTAGAGCCACGATCCGCTCGTACTGCAAGCAAAAGATAAGAGATATAAACAACATGGTCGCGATCGAAATTTTAAGCGGTATCTTTGCCGTACCTTCTCAAACTATCGAGCAGTGGCTAGAGACTGAAAATTTGACCAAGAAAATTTTTAGAGCGGCGTTTGATTCGGTTTACCTGCAAGACGTGGTAAACGCGCTAAAAAAATACGTAAAAAGAGACCGTCCGTTTGCTATCGCGATGACGGATAAATACAACGTCAAAAAGCAAAAATTTGAAAATATCGTGATCTACTCGAATCACAAGATAAATAGCATTGAGTTTGATTATTGCTGCAATCCAAAGCGCGGCGACGATATCGTGGGATTTAGAAACTACCACCACGTAACCGTCCATCACAAGCTTTGCGAGCGGTTTATGAAGCTAGCCGAAGAAAAAAACGAGATGATTTTCGTCAAATGGACGCGGGTTGCTCCTCATAGATTTAAGATCATCTTAAGCCTAGAAAACAGACGCGGGTCGCTTGCGGAGTTTTTGACGCATATGGCGAAAATGCAAGTCGATCTCGTAACTATCAGCCTCACCGAAACTAGAGAGGCGACGGCGGACTTTTTCGAGCTAACGATCGAACTTGGCGAAAATTTGAACGTGAACGAGATAAAGGAGCGGCTAAGAGATCGCTACAAGATCATAGACTTCGTGTCGCTTGACGACGCATACGGACATTAA
- a CDS encoding DNA-directed RNA polymerase subunit omega: MRSEEVAAKALKLVGDDRYMLALAVAKRAEALAGGAKSLLDIDVTKMKFADIALREIAEGKIALEGIVEAAK, translated from the coding sequence ATGAGATCTGAAGAAGTAGCGGCAAAGGCTCTAAAACTCGTCGGAGACGATAGGTACATGCTCGCTCTAGCGGTAGCAAAAAGAGCCGAGGCTCTAGCTGGCGGCGCAAAAAGCTTGCTTGATATCGACGTTACTAAGATGAAATTTGCCGATATCGCCCTACGCGAGATAGCTGAGGGCAAGATAGCTTTAGAGGGCATAGTTGAAGCAGCTAAATAG
- a CDS encoding N-acetylmuramoyl-L-alanine amidase family protein translates to MAKIVKLFLILLFFLNSAVCASALSSLDKFDKNFDSATNKEKIAMHQELRTLYVKSIMENNVNLRVQSLTRLIKSSKALGLDTKPYEKELASIPQSAKPSEEKPKQEIKQVKKEQQKQEPKQKEVKLSQLSSAPLAVQNTKTVKNQTLQLLEVSDNDGNFELKFNRQLNGNDIKKTDLNQKGSYKTIYEFKGIWSGGKLQRFKNYLVDEIRISQFDEKTVRVVFVSQFEPNLKLRVDNQSLIFSKAKPTQSQNLTSQNSKQKNYQPSIKQELPKIAANSKSEITQIQQQKATQHQAQNQKLAQQKQEKVAAQTKTNAKSTQSTTEKDEQEVVLAPVKTTSTKKITSAKGKVVVLDAGHGGDDPGAINGSLKEKNIVLSIAQKAGKELQGRGYKVYYTRSKDKFINLRDRTKYANDKAADLFISIHANAAPSKTKAATMRGIETFFLSPARSERSKNAAALENKSDIEEMNYFSKQTFLNFLNREKIIASNKLAIDVQREVLARAKSVSSKASDGGVREAPFWVLVGALMPAVLLEVGYITHPGEGELINNSKYQDALAKGLADGIDVYFSNQQ, encoded by the coding sequence ATGGCGAAGATAGTTAAATTATTTTTAATACTTCTATTTTTTTTGAATAGCGCGGTTTGCGCAAGCGCTTTATCGAGTTTAGATAAATTCGATAAAAATTTTGATAGCGCAACCAATAAAGAAAAGATCGCAATGCATCAAGAGCTAAGGACTCTTTACGTAAAATCCATAATGGAAAATAACGTAAATTTAAGAGTCCAAAGCCTAACTAGACTAATAAAAAGCTCAAAAGCCCTAGGGCTAGATACCAAACCGTATGAAAAAGAGCTCGCGAGCATACCGCAGTCTGCAAAGCCAAGCGAAGAAAAACCAAAACAAGAAATAAAGCAGGTCAAAAAAGAACAACAAAAACAAGAGCCGAAGCAAAAAGAAGTAAAGCTAAGTCAACTTTCCTCCGCTCCATTGGCCGTTCAAAATACTAAAACCGTCAAAAATCAAACTTTGCAGCTTCTAGAAGTATCTGATAACGACGGGAATTTCGAGCTAAAATTTAACCGCCAGCTAAACGGCAATGATATTAAAAAAACCGACCTTAATCAAAAAGGTTCTTATAAAACGATTTATGAATTTAAAGGAATTTGGAGTGGCGGAAAACTGCAAAGATTTAAGAACTACTTGGTGGATGAGATCCGCATAAGTCAGTTTGACGAAAAAACCGTTAGGGTGGTATTCGTAAGTCAATTTGAACCAAATTTAAAACTCAGAGTCGATAATCAGTCTTTAATTTTCTCAAAGGCTAAGCCCACGCAAAGCCAAAATTTAACGAGTCAAAACAGTAAACAAAAAAATTATCAACCGTCTATCAAGCAAGAGCTCCCCAAAATCGCTGCAAATTCGAAATCTGAAATAACTCAAATACAGCAGCAAAAAGCAACTCAACACCAAGCTCAAAATCAAAAGCTCGCTCAGCAAAAGCAAGAAAAAGTTGCCGCACAGACCAAGACGAATGCTAAAAGTACCCAAAGCACCACCGAAAAGGATGAGCAAGAGGTCGTGCTGGCGCCCGTAAAAACGACAAGCACTAAAAAAATCACAAGCGCTAAAGGCAAGGTTGTCGTCCTTGACGCAGGACACGGAGGCGACGATCCAGGCGCCATAAACGGATCGCTAAAAGAAAAAAATATCGTGCTAAGTATCGCCCAAAAGGCAGGCAAAGAGCTGCAAGGACGCGGCTACAAGGTGTATTACACACGTAGTAAGGATAAATTTATCAACCTTCGCGACCGCACGAAATACGCCAACGACAAGGCTGCGGACCTCTTTATCTCCATCCACGCAAATGCCGCGCCGAGCAAAACCAAGGCAGCGACTATGCGCGGCATAGAGACGTTTTTCCTCTCGCCGGCTCGTTCTGAGCGTAGCAAAAACGCCGCTGCCCTGGAAAATAAATCCGACATCGAGGAGATGAACTATTTTTCTAAGCAGACTTTTTTAAATTTCCTCAACCGCGAGAAAATCATCGCCTCAAACAAGCTCGCCATCGACGTTCAACGCGAAGTTTTAGCGCGAGCAAAATCAGTTAGCTCAAAGGCCTCCGACGGCGGCGTTCGCGAGGCGCCGTTTTGGGTACTAGTGGGTGCGCTGATGCCTGCGGTTCTGCTTGAGGTCGGCTACATCACTCACCCGGGCGAGGGCGAGCTCATAAATAACTCAAAATACCAAGATGCCCTAGCTAAGGGGCTCGCAGACGGTATAGACGTCTATTTTTCAAACCAGCAATGA
- the pyrH gene encoding UMP kinase, with the protein MERKKRILVKFSGEALAGDSGFGIDNAVLKFIAKQIKELVENGIQVGIVIGGGNIIRGVSAARDGIIKRTSGDHMGMLATVINSIAMREALESVGLDVRVQSAIKMEAICETFIVGRANRHLEKGRVVIFAAGTGNPFFTTDTAATLRAIEIDSDMIIKATKVDGVYDKDPHKFENAKLLKELNYELAMSDDIKVMDDTAIALAKDNSLPILVCNMFKDGNLLKIIQGDESAFCSIVRN; encoded by the coding sequence ATGGAGCGAAAAAAGCGAATTTTAGTTAAATTTTCAGGTGAGGCGCTAGCTGGAGACAGCGGCTTTGGTATAGATAACGCTGTGCTTAAATTTATCGCAAAGCAGATCAAAGAGCTAGTAGAAAACGGCATCCAAGTGGGCATCGTTATCGGCGGAGGCAACATCATACGCGGCGTGAGTGCGGCTAGAGACGGCATCATAAAGCGCACCAGCGGCGATCACATGGGCATGCTGGCTACCGTGATAAACTCCATCGCGATGAGAGAGGCGCTAGAGAGCGTAGGCCTAGACGTGCGCGTACAAAGCGCGATAAAGATGGAGGCTATCTGTGAGACCTTTATCGTCGGACGCGCGAACAGACACCTTGAAAAAGGCCGCGTCGTGATCTTTGCCGCGGGAACTGGAAATCCATTTTTCACTACCGATACGGCGGCGACTTTGCGCGCTATCGAGATAGATTCAGATATGATAATCAAAGCTACGAAAGTGGACGGTGTTTACGATAAAGACCCGCATAAATTTGAAAACGCGAAGCTCCTAAAAGAGCTAAACTACGAGCTTGCGATGAGTGACGATATCAAAGTGATGGACGATACGGCAATTGCGTTAGCTAAGGATAATTCGCTACCGATCTTGGTGTGCAATATGTTCAAAGACGGAAACCTACTCAAAATCATACAAGGCGACGAGAGTGCGTTTTGCTCTATCGTAAGAAATTAA
- a CDS encoding nitronate monooxygenase: MQPVKIGKYDIKYPIIQGGMGLGISWDRLAGNVSLEGGLGVISSVGTGYYEGRKYITKELNAKPYGSGNFYSREGLKAVIDNARKICGDRPLGVNILYASNDYERIVKDACDHGINVIITGAGLPTNLPEFTVDYPDVALVPIVSSAKALKIICKRWQGRYGRLPDGVVLEGPLSGGHQGFTYEQCIDPAYSLENLITPVSEEIKQWGDFPLFAAGGIWDKNDIEKAISLGANGVQMGTRFIGTHECDASEEFKDVLLAAKKEDIELIKSPVGYPARGVRTNLINLVDKRQGPKISCVSNCVSPCQRGKEAKEVGYCIADRLYDAFEGRKETGLFFTGANGYKLNEIISVKELFEKLINGEDS; this comes from the coding sequence ATGCAACCCGTAAAAATCGGAAAATACGATATAAAATACCCGATAATCCAAGGCGGAATGGGACTTGGTATCAGTTGGGATAGGCTCGCCGGAAACGTCAGCCTAGAAGGCGGCCTAGGCGTCATAAGCTCTGTTGGGACGGGCTACTACGAAGGACGAAAATACATCACCAAAGAGCTAAACGCCAAGCCCTACGGTAGCGGAAATTTCTACTCGCGAGAGGGGCTAAAAGCCGTCATCGACAATGCGCGTAAAATTTGCGGCGATAGGCCTCTTGGGGTCAATATTTTGTACGCCAGCAACGACTACGAGCGTATCGTAAAAGACGCCTGCGATCACGGTATAAATGTAATCATCACGGGCGCGGGGCTACCGACGAATTTGCCTGAATTTACAGTAGACTACCCGGACGTGGCTTTGGTTCCTATAGTATCCTCGGCAAAGGCGCTAAAAATCATCTGCAAACGCTGGCAGGGGCGCTACGGTAGGCTTCCAGACGGCGTGGTACTCGAGGGGCCTCTTAGCGGCGGGCACCAGGGATTTACCTACGAGCAGTGCATAGATCCTGCGTACAGCCTGGAAAATTTGATAACTCCAGTTAGCGAAGAGATAAAGCAGTGGGGCGATTTCCCATTATTTGCCGCGGGCGGCATTTGGGATAAAAACGACATCGAAAAAGCGATTTCGCTAGGGGCAAATGGCGTGCAGATGGGTACTCGCTTTATCGGTACGCACGAGTGCGACGCTAGCGAAGAGTTTAAAGATGTACTCCTTGCGGCTAAAAAAGAGGACATAGAGCTAATCAAAAGCCCGGTAGGCTACCCCGCACGAGGCGTTAGAACAAATTTAATAAATCTAGTCGACAAACGCCAAGGACCAAAAATCAGCTGCGTAAGCAACTGCGTAAGTCCGTGCCAGCGCGGCAAAGAGGCCAAAGAGGTAGGATACTGTATCGCAGACCGCCTTTATGACGCCTTTGAGGGGCGCAAGGAGACGGGGCTGTTTTTCACGGGCGCAAACGGCTACAAGCTAAACGAGATAATAAGCGTGAAAGAACTATTTGAAAAACTGATAAATGGCGAAGATAGTTAA
- a CDS encoding cell division ATP-binding protein FtsE, whose product MQKIISASGLCLGYEGCEKLITDAKFDIYANDFVFITGQSGSGKSTLLKSFYGEIKPSAGSLNVCLTDMMNLGGQNLDKLRQRIGVVFQNYRLISEWNIEKNVMLPLMIKGLSANVCKNQATKLLKHVNLLHRAHKYPNELSGGEQQRAAMARALAHNPNLLLCDEPTGSLDEYSSDVIWGLLHSAKEFLGTCIVVVTHRVPSSLRVPYRHLAIENGRLYEIL is encoded by the coding sequence ATGCAAAAAATAATTAGCGCAAGCGGGCTTTGCCTAGGATACGAGGGCTGCGAAAAGCTCATAACGGACGCGAAATTTGACATTTACGCCAATGATTTCGTTTTTATCACCGGGCAAAGCGGTAGCGGCAAATCGACGCTTTTAAAATCTTTTTACGGTGAGATAAAGCCAAGTGCTGGCTCGCTAAACGTCTGCCTAACCGATATGATGAATCTTGGCGGGCAAAATCTAGATAAACTAAGGCAGCGCATCGGCGTGGTCTTTCAAAACTACCGCCTGATAAGTGAATGGAATATCGAAAAAAACGTGATGCTGCCGCTGATGATAAAAGGTCTTAGCGCTAACGTTTGTAAAAATCAGGCGACCAAACTCCTAAAGCACGTAAATTTGCTCCATAGGGCGCACAAATATCCAAACGAGCTAAGCGGCGGCGAACAGCAGCGAGCTGCGATGGCTAGGGCGCTCGCGCATAATCCAAATTTGCTACTTTGCGACGAGCCGACGGGTAGCCTCGATGAATACTCAAGCGACGTTATCTGGGGACTTTTGCACTCGGCTAAGGAGTTTTTGGGTACTTGCATCGTGGTCGTCACGCACAGGGTGCCAAGCTCGCTAAGAGTACCCTATAGACATCTTGCTATAGAAAATGGACGCCTATATGAAATTCTTTAA
- a CDS encoding murein hydrolase activator EnvC family protein, with protein sequence MKKICFLLAAMICLNASTGEKIKNQTTYLESSKELEKQLNKKLDDLAGDILGGEKSVRQTDDKMKELILQIAQLENNAKSASGELDELVKQNKDLTQSQKNIQKSIVRIISDEFSFDLIMPKEYEEGVDSIIATEILSKLNSVLKDDFNELAKQYESTQNLIKTQNDKIDGIKSNLKTFKFKQAELVSLQDKQMKTLANLKRDKEIYQKQLSRLQAQQDEIRKTLEELKIVAKRESEEAKKALAAQKAAEAKAQKNKKDKKGEAAASASEGDVKQFGSSYQTSLVKKYSGEKTIAPLDGFTVKQKFGNYVDPIYNIKIFNESVVLSANSADAKVKSVFNGKVVFAKETAMLDKVVIIENPNGIHTIYAHLSQIAPTVKVGAKVQKGYVIGRVQRDLTFEVTQKNYHIDPLELISLK encoded by the coding sequence ATGAAAAAAATTTGCTTTTTGCTGGCCGCCATGATTTGCTTAAACGCAAGCACTGGCGAAAAGATAAAAAATCAAACGACCTATCTCGAGTCCTCAAAAGAGCTTGAAAAGCAGCTAAATAAAAAGCTAGACGACCTAGCCGGCGACATACTCGGCGGCGAAAAAAGCGTCAGACAAACCGACGACAAGATGAAAGAGCTCATTTTGCAAATAGCGCAGCTGGAAAACAACGCAAAAAGCGCTAGCGGCGAGCTTGACGAGCTAGTAAAGCAAAACAAAGACCTAACGCAAAGTCAAAAAAATATCCAAAAAAGTATCGTGCGCATCATCTCGGACGAGTTTTCTTTCGATCTTATAATGCCAAAAGAGTACGAGGAGGGCGTGGATAGCATAATCGCGACCGAGATTTTAAGCAAGCTAAATTCGGTACTAAAAGATGATTTTAACGAGCTAGCCAAGCAATATGAAAGTACGCAAAATTTAATAAAAACTCAAAACGACAAGATAGACGGCATAAAGTCAAATTTAAAAACCTTTAAATTTAAGCAAGCCGAGCTCGTTTCCCTGCAGGATAAGCAGATGAAAACGCTGGCAAATTTAAAGCGGGATAAGGAAATTTATCAAAAGCAACTCTCGCGCCTACAAGCGCAACAAGACGAGATCAGAAAGACGCTAGAAGAACTAAAAATCGTCGCAAAAAGGGAGAGCGAGGAGGCTAAAAAGGCTCTAGCCGCGCAAAAAGCAGCCGAAGCCAAAGCTCAAAAAAATAAGAAAGATAAAAAAGGCGAGGCCGCAGCAAGCGCGTCTGAGGGCGACGTGAAGCAGTTTGGCTCAAGCTACCAAACTAGCCTTGTTAAAAAATACAGCGGCGAAAAGACTATCGCACCGCTTGACGGCTTTACGGTCAAGCAAAAATTCGGCAACTACGTAGACCCCATCTATAACATCAAAATTTTTAACGAATCGGTTGTGCTAAGCGCAAATTCGGCCGATGCAAAGGTAAAAAGCGTGTTTAACGGTAAAGTGGTCTTTGCCAAAGAAACGGCGATGCTAGATAAGGTCGTCATCATCGAAAATCCAAACGGCATTCACACGATCTACGCGCACCTTAGCCAGATAGCTCCTACCGTAAAAGTGGGCGCAAAAGTGCAAAAAGGCTACGTCATCGGACGCGTGCAACGAGATCTAACCTTTGAAGTTACGCAAAAAAACTACCACATAGACCCCCTCGAGCTAATCAGCCTAAAATAG
- the tyrS gene encoding tyrosine--tRNA ligase gives MGENLSKIMSDIKKGVAEMIDEERVENLVKNYYEKGENFYVKAGFDPTAPDLHLGHTVVLQKMALLQKHGAIVQFLIGDFTGQIGDPSGKSQTRKKLDRETVAANAKTYEEQVFKILDPQKTKIMFNSKWLNELGAAGIVELTSTFAVARMLERDDFEKRYKSGASISISEFLYPLLQGYDSVAMKCDIEMGGTDQKFNLLMGRTLQRVYNVGKEQAVIMMPLLEGLDGVNKMSKSLGNYIGVTDEPNDMFAKVLSVSDELMWRWYELLSDKSAEEIANLKADVASGKAHPKAVKEALALEITARYNGEAAAKEAKAEFDRVHSQNLIPTEMDEFELSAPVWIVQALTHCGLCASSSQARRDIAANAVSLNQEKIADEQLQLGAGEYVLQVGKRKFAKLKVT, from the coding sequence ATGGGCGAAAATTTGAGCAAAATAATGAGTGATATAAAAAAGGGCGTCGCCGAGATGATCGATGAGGAGCGTGTCGAAAATTTAGTAAAAAACTACTACGAAAAGGGCGAAAATTTCTACGTTAAAGCAGGCTTTGACCCGACGGCTCCCGATCTACACCTAGGTCACACCGTAGTGCTTCAAAAGATGGCTCTTTTGCAAAAGCATGGAGCGATAGTGCAGTTTTTGATAGGCGATTTCACGGGACAAATCGGCGATCCTAGCGGCAAAAGCCAGACGCGTAAAAAACTAGACCGCGAGACCGTGGCGGCAAACGCCAAAACCTACGAGGAGCAAGTTTTTAAAATCTTAGATCCGCAAAAAACAAAGATAATGTTTAACTCCAAGTGGCTAAACGAGCTGGGAGCTGCGGGCATCGTGGAGCTAACTAGCACCTTTGCGGTGGCCAGGATGCTTGAGCGCGATGATTTTGAGAAAAGATACAAAAGCGGCGCCTCGATCTCGATTAGCGAATTTTTATATCCGCTCCTTCAGGGCTACGATAGCGTCGCGATGAAGTGCGATATCGAGATGGGCGGCACGGATCAGAAATTTAACCTTTTAATGGGGCGAACCTTGCAGCGAGTTTACAACGTCGGCAAAGAACAAGCCGTCATCATGATGCCGCTTTTAGAGGGGCTAGACGGCGTAAATAAAATGAGCAAGAGCTTGGGCAACTACATCGGCGTGACCGATGAGCCAAACGATATGTTTGCTAAGGTTTTAAGCGTGAGCGACGAGCTGATGTGGCGCTGGTACGAGCTACTAAGCGACAAAAGTGCGGAAGAAATCGCAAATTTAAAAGCGGACGTAGCTAGCGGCAAGGCTCACCCAAAAGCCGTAAAAGAGGCTCTTGCGCTAGAAATCACGGCTAGATATAACGGCGAAGCGGCGGCGAAAGAGGCGAAGGCCGAATTTGACCGCGTGCATTCGCAAAATTTGATCCCGACCGAGATGGACGAGTTTGAGCTCTCAGCTCCCGTTTGGATCGTGCAGGCGCTCACTCACTGCGGGCTCTGCGCTAGCAGCTCTCAGGCGCGCCGAGATATTGCGGCAAACGCCGTGAGCCTAAATCAAGAAAAGATCGCCGACGAGCAGCTTCAGTTGGGTGCCGGCGAATACGTCTTGCAAGTAGGCAAGCGTAAATTTGCAAAACTAAAGGTAACCTGA
- a CDS encoding cell division protein FtsX gives MKFFKNHLSTIIPLMALLVGIQFILLVGRVVDEYESVMNKDYNIIIVSQNELNATDVKPLVHTFESLEPLSSKPVLEKLSKDISSKNIAVLQNALPNFYSLKLNAFPSTQYMQEIKDKISKINGVSRVETFSKTHDKIYKIMQLIKNISAIFSGLIGLIGLMLIAKQMRIWLYEHKERIEIMTLLGAPSWLKSGALYKNALFDSFIATVLVAVFYIILPDLQPVKEVATDLNINLPAIDLFYEGGVLLGVSLAISFLAVYLVTRKATAI, from the coding sequence ATGAAATTCTTTAAAAACCACTTAAGCACTATAATTCCACTTATGGCGTTACTCGTGGGCATTCAGTTTATATTGCTAGTCGGGCGAGTGGTGGACGAGTACGAGTCCGTGATGAACAAAGACTATAACATTATCATCGTAAGTCAAAACGAGCTAAACGCTACCGACGTAAAGCCGCTCGTTCATACGTTTGAATCTCTTGAACCGCTTAGTTCAAAGCCCGTACTAGAGAAGCTCTCTAAAGATATTTCGTCTAAAAATATCGCCGTTTTGCAAAACGCTTTGCCTAATTTTTACTCGCTAAAGCTAAATGCCTTTCCAAGTACCCAATATATGCAAGAGATAAAGGATAAAATTTCAAAGATTAACGGCGTAAGCAGGGTTGAGACCTTTTCAAAAACGCATGATAAAATTTATAAAATCATGCAGCTGATTAAAAATATTTCGGCGATATTTTCGGGGCTAATCGGGTTAATCGGGCTTATGCTCATCGCAAAACAGATGCGAATTTGGCTATACGAGCACAAGGAGCGCATCGAGATAATGACGCTGCTGGGAGCTCCGTCGTGGCTAAAATCTGGCGCGTTATACAAAAACGCGTTGTTTGATTCGTTTATAGCGACCGTTTTGGTGGCGGTTTTTTACATTATCTTGCCGGATTTGCAGCCCGTTAAGGAAGTCGCTACCGACCTAAATATTAATTTGCCGGCGATTGATCTGTTTTACGAGGGCGGAGTACTGCTGGGCGTTTCGCTTGCGATTAGTTTTTTAGCCGTTTATCTCGTAACCAGAAAAGCAACGGCGATATGA